GTCTGTTTATGTGGCAAAGGTGATGGAGAGGCAGCATTGACCGAGTTCGTGACGCTAACTTTATTGTTGTCCGCAGATACATCAATCGATCCTGGTGCGGTTGTTTCCTGTTCCACAGGACTTTCCTTGGTCTCCAATTGACCCGCTGAATCATCAACACGAACATTTGAACCCTCGCCTGCTTCATCGTCCTGCTGAGAGGTTCGCCGACTCTCACGTATAGCTTTTTCCAACATCAATTGGTACTGTTTTTCCTCTCTCGCAGAGAAAGTGGCTCTTTTTCTATCCTGTAGTCGTCTATCGCCATCCTCCGTACTCGCGGAAACATCCGCTTGAACTTCACCAGCCCCATTCTGGTCCTGAGCTTGCTTAATACCTTCAGGACCCTTCTCATCTGGTTCAGACTGATGGCCACGTGACCCGCGCGCTCTACccgatgatgatgaagaacccAGCATTGTATCGTCATCGGACTTCTTCCCCAGCTCAGGTGCCTCCGATTCAGGCTCTGCATGTCGATTACTCCTCCTGCTCAACCTCCTTCTCTCTGCAACGGGCCTATAGATTGACCTTGTCGCTCCAGTGGTGTCAACCGTATACAAATGATGCAACTCCGGCTTACACTGTTCACACCAGTACTTTTCTACATGGCTATCCTCACCATCAGCAATCCCAACGCATGATCCATGCTGCCATACAGAACATTGTTCACACTGGATATACAGTCCGGAGTCATCCGGCGGATCTATCTCGCCACAGACACAACGGGTCTCTCCCTCTTCCTCCTCGTGTGAAACTTCCTCCTCCACAGTAGGCTCCTCCTTAATCACCTCCATTCCAACAAATTAACCACAATTGGTTCAATCTCGTACCTGTAAAACAGACCCTTTCAAACTCGATGAGTTTATTATCTTGGGTTTATTTAGCCTTGATATTACCCGTTTTGCTTCGTGGAGCGCGACAGTGTCCTTCACAAATTTATTTTCAATCAGTGGCTGGAAGTTGGTTGGAAAGCTGGCTGGATTCGCCAAGAAAAGCCTTTGCTTATTATTGGATACGATTCACATACGGGTTGGTATATATCTGCTTCCTGGGCTGGATTGATTAGTTATAAACTTTtagaaatcttttggaaaCCCTTTACACAACCTACGCACATTTCAGCCCTATTTTGCACCCTCATTGCTGAGAAACTACGACTTTTACTACACAAACCTTtattcattcaaagaaaatacCATTAGGATATGGGGAACAGCCCGTCAAAGTCTAATAACACTAATTTCGCAGTACCGAATTCGTCAACGAGCCAACAATTAACCACTCCCAGTGATGACCTTAACGCTAATGAACCTAATGACCCAGATGATAGTAGGTTACTACCTACTATCAGCAACAATGACCATTCGACTACGAAGAATATAGATATTACAGCAAAAACAACGGGTTCAGCAGCCGGTAAGCTGAAAAGTGgcaagaatttgaagaggtATTCGCCTCCAGTGACGGCGTCCGCCGACTCGGATTTGACTATGGTGCATCAGACTCCTCCTTCTATGAGGAAAGGACGTAAGTCTAGTTTCACCTTTGATGTGGATATTTCGACCGCCAAGGCATTTGCATCCGATCAAGCAAATGGGCACAGTGGCAGTGACAGTAGTTACAGCAGTCAGGACTCTTCGGGGAGCAGCAGTAACACTTTGTTCTCACCTTCTCCCTCAACTACCACAACTAGCACTTGTGCGAATAACATTACTTCGTCGTTTAACGACTCGGTTTCCAACAATTTTGCTTATTTGAAACCCACGGCGAGGTCGCCTCAGGGCAACCTTCGTAAGCAAATTGTTCACAAGGGCGTCGAGAATAACTCTTTGGTTAAATCGGGTACTTCTATTCCGAACTATAGAGACTTAGAGAAAAGAGTTTTCCTCAAGAGGCACCCTCATGATACTACATCCAATGACGGATTGGACATCGAcgatgccattgaaaaattgttaAAAATCGGTGAGACAAGGTACTACAAGTCCCGCGACTTCCCTTTCAACTCGTGGGAAGTTCAGTTGATCTG
Above is a window of Torulaspora delbrueckii CBS 1146 chromosome 6, complete genome DNA encoding:
- the CTI6 gene encoding Cti6p (similar to Saccharomyces cerevisiae CTI6 (YPL181W); ancestral locus Anc_6.173) produces the protein MEVIKEEPTVEEEVSHEEEEGETRCVCGEIDPPDDSGLYIQCEQCSVWQHGSCVGIADGEDSHVEKYWCEQCKPELHHLYTVDTTGATRSIYRPVAERRRLSRRSNRHAEPESEAPELGKKSDDDTMLGSSSSSGRARGSRGHQSEPDEKGPEGIKQAQDQNGAGEVQADVSASTEDGDRRLQDRKRATFSAREEKQYQLMLEKAIRESRRTSQQDDEAGEGSNVRVDDSAGQLETKESPVEQETTAPGSIDVSADNNKVSVTNSVNAASPSPLPHKQTPPSTSRSSNSTSEEDTKKRPGSRRSQRVGKTSKKVNKNGSEGTPRTKGSVANNKGEIGINKPMKARIPPQRTSLNEMRRRVSAILEFISRTQWELSESHSSKEELVRFVENQQFVDQVDSIFQKYDHSFKLMDDLTRSLLLWEKKYSTTSSTQE